In one window of Henckelia pumila isolate YLH828 chromosome 1, ASM3356847v2, whole genome shotgun sequence DNA:
- the LOC140874105 gene encoding uncharacterized protein: MAETGDESHGSVGQEGGHHRRHHHHEGRRLYSINKFLQVGPEPLMGGENPEEARNWMAMIEIAFRAFNCTEEQKLEVLDFVLDGRACLWWDSKAAHARTERGRGSMTIDEYQQRFIDLIPYSPHINESDASKYDIFLQGLNQDFYSQVVVCYDPTSYETLVNRCRQVENSNRRAQLMMSG; the protein is encoded by the exons aTGGCTGAAACAGGTGACGAGAGCCATGGCAGTGTTGGTCAAGAAGGAGGCCATCATCGTCGTCATCATCACCACGAGGGTAGACGTCTCTATTCTATCAATAAATTTCTACAAGTAGGACCGGAACCCTtgatgggaggcgagaatcctgaggaGGCAAGAAACTGGATGGCCATGATCGAAATTGCTTTTCGAGCTTTCaattgtactgaggagcagaagctggAAGTTCTTGATTTTGTTCTCGATGGACGAGCATGCTTATGGTGGGACTCCAAGGCTGCTCATGcgcgtactgagagaggacgg GGATCCAtgactattgatgagtatcagcagcgattcaTTGATTTGATACCTTACAGtccccatatcaatgagagtgatgcgtccaagtatgatatatTTTTGCAAGGCCTCAATCAGGATTTTTATTCACAGGTGGTTGTTTGTTATGATCCGACATCATATGAGACTCTGGTTAATCGgtgccgtcaagtggagaacagcaatagaCGGGCACAACTGATGATGTCAGGatag